From Coffea arabica cultivar ET-39 chromosome 9c, Coffea Arabica ET-39 HiFi, whole genome shotgun sequence, one genomic window encodes:
- the LOC140014258 gene encoding uncharacterized protein: MTDQKASSLKTNSPFLLSANDNPGNLITQTQFKGPNYEEWAKAMRILLRAKKKQGFIDGTIKEPNQNSDEIDDWWTCNFATRLQQRQEEERVHQFLMGLDESSYSNVRSNIIASDPLPNLHRVYSQVTEQEQVQVMTRAAPNRSDPVSFAMKTVSPGPRNSGGDRKDDGVVCSHCQKPGHSMDTCFRLHGYPDWWPGNSTQGRGKGRGNQGRGRGGVARAHVAQGAVQAAANVSHGRPLDDSDKAGLENLSKADWETLKSLWNTHTNNTSVGQPRLNGKAYLQWLFDTGASHHMTGEETAFLELQGIPPCPVKMPNGEYVMATGEGTVLVGKLSLKGVLYVPEIRCNLISVSKLARDKVYILKFTDRLCVIQDRTSRMLIGVGEELEGLYVARGEPLVSAHGAATVKNMDLWHKRLGHSPTSFVSSLSDRVQ; encoded by the exons ATGACAGATCAAAAAGCTTCAAGTTTGAAGACCAATTCGCCGTTCTTATTGAGTGCGAATGACAACCCAGGCAATTTAATTACGCAGACACAATTCAAAGGACCAAACTATGAAGAATGGGCTAAGGCCATGAGGATTTTGTTGAGGGCAAAGAAGAAACAAGGTTTCATTGACGGCACCATTAAGGAGCCGAACCAGAACtcagatgaaattgatgattggtgGACA TGTAACTTCGCTACACGGCTTCAACAGCGTCAAGAGGAAGAGCGGGTGCATCAATTCCTCATGGGGCTTGATGAATCATCTTATAGTAATGTTCGTTCCAACATCATCGCTTCAGACCCTCTTCCAAACCTTCATAGGGTTTATTCTCAAGTTACGGAGCAAGAACAAGTGCAGGTAATGACGCGAGCAGCTCCCAATCGGTCTGATCCGGTGAGCTTTGCCATGAAAACGGTCAGCCCAGGCCCTCGGAATTCAGGGGGGGACCGAAAAGACGATGGAGTAGTTTGCTCTCACTGCCAAAAACCAGGACATAGCATGGACACATGTTTTCGTCTTCATGGCTATCCCGACTGGTGGCCAGGAAATTCGACTCAAGGAAGAGGCAAAGGACGTGGTAACCAGGGGCGTGGCCGTGGTGGAGTAGCACGGGCTCATGTTGCACAAGGGGCAGTACAGGCGGCTGCTAATGTTTCCCATGGGAGACCACTTGATGATTCTGATAAAGCTGGATTGGAGAACTTGAGCAAAGCTGATTGGGAGACTTTGAAGTCTCTCTGGAACACTCACACGAATAATACATCAGTTGGTCAGCCAAGGCTTAATGGTAAGGCATATTTACAATGGTTGTTCGACACAGGTGCTTCGCATCATATGACAGGAGAGGAAACTGCATTTTTAGAGCTTCAAGGAATACCTCCTTGTCCCGTGAAAATGCCAAACGGTGAATACGTTATGGCAACAGGAGAAGGAACAGTCCTTGTAGGAAAATTATCTCTCAAGGGTGTTTTATATGTTCCTGAAATACGATGCAATTTGATATCTGTTTCAAAATTAGCCCGTGACAAAgtttatatcttgaaattcactgATCGTTTATGTGTTATCCAGGACCGCACTTCGAGGATGCTGATTGGAGTGGGTGAAGAGCTTGAGGGGCTGTATGTCGCACGAGGGGAGCCTCTGGTCAGTGCTCATGGAGCCGCTACAGTCAAGAATATGGATTTGTGGCATAAAAGGCTGGGACATTCACCCACATCTTTCGTCAGCTCCCTTTCGGACCGGGTTCAATAA